One genomic region from Strix uralensis isolate ZFMK-TIS-50842 chromosome 5, bStrUra1, whole genome shotgun sequence encodes:
- the NUP37 gene encoding nucleoporin Nup37 isoform X1 → MKQDSTRNTAYTVDCEDYVHVVKFNPFDSGDACSLIAYGGNNYVVIGTCRFQEEDAEVEGMQYKALRTFHHGIRVDAIAWSPETRLDALPPQIRFCTAASDRKLRLFTSDLQDKNEFKPKVLFYTFQSRLPVYTGLQTLHIETFDGHSDYINDLVFAPKEGQEVASVSDDHTCRVWDLEGNEKAHFVLRSPGMSVCWHPEEAFKLMVAEKNGTIRFYDLITQQAILSLECEQTPLMSADWCLKNTLKIGAVAGSDWLIWDITHSSYPQDKRPVHIDRARLFRWSQVNENLFATTGYPGKTTTQLLVHHLGHPQPILTGTAAVGSGLTWHRTLPLCAVGGDHKIFFWITEM, encoded by the exons ATGAAGCAGGATTCTACTAGAAACACTGCTTACACTGTGGATTGTGAAGATTATGTGCATGTGGTAAAATTCAATCCATTTGATAGTGGAGATGCATGTTCCCTCATTGCGTATGGTGGCAATAATTACGTTGTTATTGGGACATGCAGGTTTCAG GAGGAGGACGCAGAAGTGGAAGGCATGCAATATAAGGCACTAAGAACATTCCATCATGGAATCCGAGTTGATGCCATAGCATGGAGTCCAGAAACTAGACTTGATGCTTTACCTCCCCAGATAAG GTTTTGTACTGCGGCTTCTGATAGGAAGTTGAGGCTATTTACTTCAGACCTGCAGGACAAGAATGAATTTAAG CCAAAGGTACTGTTCTATACCTTCCAGAGCAGACTTCCTGTCTACACCGGCCTTCAGACTCTCCACATTGAG ACGTTTGATGGCCACTCAGATTACATTAATGATCTGGTATTTGCTCCCAAAGAAGGTCAAGAAGTCGCAAGTGTAAGTGATGATCACACCTGCAG ggtcTGGGATTTGGAAGGAAATGAGAAGGCCCATTTTGTTTTACGTTCTCCTGGAATGAGTGTTTGCTGGCATCCTGAGGAGGCTTTTAAG CTGATGGTAGCGGAGAAGAATGGAACAATACGATTCTATGATCTAATTACACAGCAGGCCATTCTATCCCTAGAGTGTGAACAAACACCGCTGATGTCAGCAGACTGgtgtttaaaaaatactcttaaaattGGAGCAGTTGCTGGAAGTGATTGGCTAATCTGGGATATCACTCACTCCAG TTACCCACAGGATAAAAGACCTGTCCACATTGATCGAGCCAGATTATTCAG GTGGTCCCAAGTGAATGAAAATCTGTTTGCAACCACTGGATATCCGGGAAAGACAACTACTCAACTGCTTGTTCACCATTTAGGACATCCCCAG cccattCTTACTGGCACTGCAGCTGTAGGATCTGGTTTGACATGGCATAGAACTCTTCCATTATGTGCAGTCGGAGGAGATCATAAAATTTTCTTCTGGataactgaaatgtaa
- the NUP37 gene encoding nucleoporin Nup37 isoform X2 → MKQDSTRNTAYTVDCEDYVHVVKFNPFDSGDACSLIAYGGNNYVVIGTCRFQEEDAEVEGMQYKALRTFHHGIRVDAIAWSPETRLDALPPQIRFCTAASDRKLRLFTSDLQDKNEFKSRLPVYTGLQTLHIETFDGHSDYINDLVFAPKEGQEVASVSDDHTCRVWDLEGNEKAHFVLRSPGMSVCWHPEEAFKLMVAEKNGTIRFYDLITQQAILSLECEQTPLMSADWCLKNTLKIGAVAGSDWLIWDITHSSYPQDKRPVHIDRARLFRWSQVNENLFATTGYPGKTTTQLLVHHLGHPQPILTGTAAVGSGLTWHRTLPLCAVGGDHKIFFWITEM, encoded by the exons ATGAAGCAGGATTCTACTAGAAACACTGCTTACACTGTGGATTGTGAAGATTATGTGCATGTGGTAAAATTCAATCCATTTGATAGTGGAGATGCATGTTCCCTCATTGCGTATGGTGGCAATAATTACGTTGTTATTGGGACATGCAGGTTTCAG GAGGAGGACGCAGAAGTGGAAGGCATGCAATATAAGGCACTAAGAACATTCCATCATGGAATCCGAGTTGATGCCATAGCATGGAGTCCAGAAACTAGACTTGATGCTTTACCTCCCCAGATAAG GTTTTGTACTGCGGCTTCTGATAGGAAGTTGAGGCTATTTACTTCAGACCTGCAGGACAAGAATGAATTTAAG AGCAGACTTCCTGTCTACACCGGCCTTCAGACTCTCCACATTGAG ACGTTTGATGGCCACTCAGATTACATTAATGATCTGGTATTTGCTCCCAAAGAAGGTCAAGAAGTCGCAAGTGTAAGTGATGATCACACCTGCAG ggtcTGGGATTTGGAAGGAAATGAGAAGGCCCATTTTGTTTTACGTTCTCCTGGAATGAGTGTTTGCTGGCATCCTGAGGAGGCTTTTAAG CTGATGGTAGCGGAGAAGAATGGAACAATACGATTCTATGATCTAATTACACAGCAGGCCATTCTATCCCTAGAGTGTGAACAAACACCGCTGATGTCAGCAGACTGgtgtttaaaaaatactcttaaaattGGAGCAGTTGCTGGAAGTGATTGGCTAATCTGGGATATCACTCACTCCAG TTACCCACAGGATAAAAGACCTGTCCACATTGATCGAGCCAGATTATTCAG GTGGTCCCAAGTGAATGAAAATCTGTTTGCAACCACTGGATATCCGGGAAAGACAACTACTCAACTGCTTGTTCACCATTTAGGACATCCCCAG cccattCTTACTGGCACTGCAGCTGTAGGATCTGGTTTGACATGGCATAGAACTCTTCCATTATGTGCAGTCGGAGGAGATCATAAAATTTTCTTCTGGataactgaaatgtaa
- the NUP37 gene encoding nucleoporin Nup37 isoform X3 translates to MKQDSTRNTAYTVDCEDYVHVVKFNPFDSGDACSLIAYGGNNYVVIGTCRFQEEDAEVEGMQYKALRTFHHGIRVDAIAWSPETRLDALPPQIRFCTAASDRKLRLFTSDLQDKNEFKTFDGHSDYINDLVFAPKEGQEVASVSDDHTCRVWDLEGNEKAHFVLRSPGMSVCWHPEEAFKLMVAEKNGTIRFYDLITQQAILSLECEQTPLMSADWCLKNTLKIGAVAGSDWLIWDITHSSYPQDKRPVHIDRARLFRWSQVNENLFATTGYPGKTTTQLLVHHLGHPQPILTGTAAVGSGLTWHRTLPLCAVGGDHKIFFWITEM, encoded by the exons ATGAAGCAGGATTCTACTAGAAACACTGCTTACACTGTGGATTGTGAAGATTATGTGCATGTGGTAAAATTCAATCCATTTGATAGTGGAGATGCATGTTCCCTCATTGCGTATGGTGGCAATAATTACGTTGTTATTGGGACATGCAGGTTTCAG GAGGAGGACGCAGAAGTGGAAGGCATGCAATATAAGGCACTAAGAACATTCCATCATGGAATCCGAGTTGATGCCATAGCATGGAGTCCAGAAACTAGACTTGATGCTTTACCTCCCCAGATAAG GTTTTGTACTGCGGCTTCTGATAGGAAGTTGAGGCTATTTACTTCAGACCTGCAGGACAAGAATGAATTTAAG ACGTTTGATGGCCACTCAGATTACATTAATGATCTGGTATTTGCTCCCAAAGAAGGTCAAGAAGTCGCAAGTGTAAGTGATGATCACACCTGCAG ggtcTGGGATTTGGAAGGAAATGAGAAGGCCCATTTTGTTTTACGTTCTCCTGGAATGAGTGTTTGCTGGCATCCTGAGGAGGCTTTTAAG CTGATGGTAGCGGAGAAGAATGGAACAATACGATTCTATGATCTAATTACACAGCAGGCCATTCTATCCCTAGAGTGTGAACAAACACCGCTGATGTCAGCAGACTGgtgtttaaaaaatactcttaaaattGGAGCAGTTGCTGGAAGTGATTGGCTAATCTGGGATATCACTCACTCCAG TTACCCACAGGATAAAAGACCTGTCCACATTGATCGAGCCAGATTATTCAG GTGGTCCCAAGTGAATGAAAATCTGTTTGCAACCACTGGATATCCGGGAAAGACAACTACTCAACTGCTTGTTCACCATTTAGGACATCCCCAG cccattCTTACTGGCACTGCAGCTGTAGGATCTGGTTTGACATGGCATAGAACTCTTCCATTATGTGCAGTCGGAGGAGATCATAAAATTTTCTTCTGGataactgaaatgtaa